The proteins below come from a single Candidatus Zixiibacteriota bacterium genomic window:
- a CDS encoding thioredoxin domain-containing protein, with translation MRVNMCDLDDSGHSFCPLLSASSGQGNRLSKEQSPYLLQHANNPVDWYPWGEEAFERARREGKPVLLSIGYSTCHWCHVMEEESFEDTLVARLMNEAFVSIKVDREERPDIDNVYMAACQMMTGSGGWPLTIIMTPDKKPFFAATYIPKDNRYGRTGMLELIPKVTDLWRNRRTEALQSAERVAQALSRDVSTESGNDPDLTTIHSAKYQLSARFDSDHGGFGSAPKFPIPHNLTLLLRHWNRTNDSSSLMMVEKTLAAMREGGIYDHIGFGFHRYSTDANWLVPHFEKMLYDQALLAIAYAEAYQATRKDEYAQTVREILGYVSRDMTSPQGAYWSAEDADSEGEEGKFYLWTISEVRSILDSADADLFIRAYNLTANGNFSEPGTRRSTGANIPHLKESISELAADLNISARDVREQLESIRERLFAARDKRIHPHKDDKVLTDWNGLMIAAYSKAAQVLDDSSYVKAASTAASFILDSLRTRDGRLVHRYRSGEASIDANLDDYAFLIWGLLELYEAGFDVRFLKAAVELTGQMFRDFWDDKGGGFYFTSHSSEKLLTRVKESYDGALPSGNSVAMLNLVRIARATGKTEFEDLAVRIGRAFSAEIWSHPASHCQMMQAVDFVHGPSAEIVVCGDPDAADTKRMLWTVRSKFRPREVLLLKPDSEPGSVLPELAEYTRPLVSISGKATVYVCRDFACQQPLTEPAALDKALGDQ, from the coding sequence ATGCGAGTCAACATGTGCGACCTTGATGATTCCGGTCACTCCTTCTGCCCCCTCCTTTCGGCCTCTTCTGGCCAGGGAAACCGTTTGAGTAAGGAGCAGAGTCCCTACTTGTTGCAGCACGCGAACAATCCGGTGGATTGGTATCCGTGGGGAGAGGAAGCATTTGAACGAGCCCGACGCGAGGGCAAGCCGGTCTTGCTCTCAATCGGATACTCGACCTGCCACTGGTGTCACGTGATGGAAGAGGAGTCATTTGAAGACACACTGGTCGCCCGTCTGATGAACGAGGCGTTTGTGTCTATCAAAGTTGACCGCGAGGAGCGCCCCGACATCGACAATGTGTATATGGCCGCCTGCCAGATGATGACTGGCAGTGGTGGGTGGCCGCTTACAATCATCATGACACCTGACAAGAAGCCCTTCTTCGCCGCGACATACATCCCCAAGGACAATCGATATGGGAGAACGGGCATGCTGGAATTGATCCCGAAGGTCACCGATTTATGGAGAAACAGACGCACGGAGGCACTGCAGTCGGCGGAACGTGTCGCTCAGGCGCTGAGCCGGGACGTGTCCACGGAATCCGGCAATGACCCCGACCTTACAACCATTCATTCTGCAAAGTACCAGTTGTCAGCTCGATTCGACTCCGATCATGGCGGATTCGGGAGCGCTCCGAAGTTTCCGATTCCTCACAATCTCACTCTGCTCTTGCGGCATTGGAACCGAACGAATGACTCCTCGTCGTTGATGATGGTCGAGAAGACGCTCGCCGCCATGCGTGAAGGCGGCATTTACGATCACATCGGTTTCGGCTTTCATAGGTACTCGACGGACGCCAACTGGCTGGTCCCGCATTTTGAAAAGATGCTCTATGACCAGGCCCTCCTGGCAATCGCTTATGCCGAAGCCTATCAGGCGACCAGAAAGGACGAATATGCGCAGACTGTCCGTGAAATCTTGGGCTACGTATCGAGAGACATGACCTCTCCCCAAGGGGCCTATTGGTCCGCTGAGGACGCCGACAGCGAAGGCGAAGAGGGGAAATTCTATCTCTGGACCATTTCCGAGGTCCGGTCGATTCTGGATTCCGCCGACGCCGATTTGTTTATTCGGGCTTACAACCTGACCGCTAACGGAAACTTCTCTGAGCCCGGTACGCGGCGGTCAACGGGCGCGAACATTCCCCATCTGAAAGAATCTATATCCGAGCTTGCAGCCGACTTGAATATCAGCGCGCGGGATGTCCGCGAGCAGCTGGAGTCAATCCGCGAGCGATTGTTTGCGGCGCGTGATAAGCGGATTCATCCACACAAGGACGACAAGGTTCTGACAGACTGGAACGGGCTGATGATCGCCGCCTACTCGAAGGCGGCCCAGGTATTGGACGATTCATCGTACGTGAAAGCAGCATCAACTGCCGCTTCCTTCATCTTGGACTCCCTGAGGACTCGTGACGGTCGACTTGTCCATCGATACCGGTCCGGTGAGGCGTCGATTGATGCGAATCTCGACGATTATGCCTTCCTAATCTGGGGACTCTTGGAACTGTACGAAGCAGGATTCGATGTCCGTTTTCTGAAGGCTGCTGTCGAGCTCACCGGGCAAATGTTCAGAGACTTCTGGGATGACAAAGGTGGAGGCTTTTATTTCACCTCCCACTCAAGCGAGAAACTGCTTACACGTGTAAAAGAGTCGTATGATGGCGCGCTGCCGTCGGGCAACTCCGTGGCGATGCTGAACCTTGTGCGAATAGCCAGAGCGACCGGCAAGACAGAGTTCGAAGACTTGGCCGTCCGCATCGGACGCGCGTTTTCCGCAGAAATCTGGAGTCATCCTGCATCACACTGCCAGATGATGCAAGCTGTCGACTTTGTTCACGGGCCGTCAGCTGAAATCGTGGTGTGTGGAGATCCGGATGCAGCCGACACCAAACGAATGCTCTGGACCGTCCGGAGTAAATTCCGACCAAGAGAAGTTCTGTTGTTAAAACCGGATTCGGAACCGGGGTCCGTCCTCCCAGAGCTCGCTGAGTATACTAGGCCACTCGTGAGTATTTCGGGTAAGGCGACTGTGTATGTTTGCAGAGATTTCGCATGTCAGCAGCCGCTCACAGAACCGGCAGCACTGGACAAAGCTCTCGGTGACCAGTGA
- a CDS encoding TolC family protein gives MFVAFAALSAHAQTEVGLPVLPIDLTTALRLAGEQSPRVAAAEATARAASGELLSTYERFLPSVSAGWQLQRHEGRTQATQGEFLDVDKQSQRVGGLIAARWDFSSALFSTLSAHQRRNAAESDLKDKSLSTMLDVARAYWDLVQSSEYHRIAGRAAKVSEDLVEQSRRSVEQGIAAELDLLRDRTQLRHDLLLLDQAVEREAAASARLASLLNMDQPIRLTPIDTVLLVIETVDSTESLQSWLDRADQSHPGIAMQIAELAASRWEARRAIWGPLLPDFEAGALVTGFGPDLNDLRRSRDYSVAVRWTIGPGGLFDLGRIRSLSARADFANTRLEGVRADIMSKATMWHEAISVRGRSVSTAAGGLDDARKALEVAITRRTTGVGMALEVIDAAEALARAEREHAQAVVSYNLAQMEVLALLGDIGSATTSR, from the coding sequence AAGCCCACGGGTAGCAGCGGCAGAGGCAACCGCTCGGGCAGCGTCGGGAGAACTCCTTTCGACCTATGAGCGATTCCTGCCGTCTGTTTCAGCCGGGTGGCAATTACAACGCCACGAAGGTCGGACTCAGGCAACTCAGGGTGAGTTTCTCGATGTTGATAAGCAATCTCAGCGCGTGGGCGGCCTTATAGCAGCTAGATGGGACTTCAGCAGCGCCCTGTTCTCGACGCTCTCGGCTCACCAAAGGCGAAACGCGGCGGAGTCTGACCTTAAGGACAAGTCGCTTTCCACCATGCTTGATGTTGCCCGGGCCTACTGGGACCTGGTGCAGTCATCTGAGTACCATCGCATCGCGGGTCGCGCCGCCAAGGTATCTGAGGATCTCGTCGAGCAATCCCGACGAAGCGTTGAGCAAGGAATTGCCGCCGAGCTTGACTTGTTGCGCGATCGCACTCAATTGCGGCACGATCTTCTCCTTCTTGATCAAGCGGTCGAGCGGGAGGCAGCCGCATCGGCACGACTGGCTTCTCTTTTGAACATGGATCAGCCAATTCGACTGACACCGATTGATACGGTACTTCTCGTCATTGAAACTGTCGATAGCACAGAGTCGCTGCAGTCGTGGCTGGACCGTGCAGACCAAAGCCACCCGGGTATTGCGATGCAGATCGCTGAGTTGGCTGCTTCTCGATGGGAAGCGCGACGAGCCATCTGGGGTCCGTTGCTCCCCGATTTTGAGGCCGGAGCGTTGGTCACAGGTTTCGGGCCGGACCTAAATGATTTGCGCCGGTCGCGGGATTATTCAGTAGCGGTCCGCTGGACAATTGGACCCGGTGGTCTCTTCGATCTGGGCAGGATTCGTTCACTGTCCGCTCGCGCCGATTTCGCCAACACTCGGCTTGAGGGAGTTCGTGCGGATATTATGAGTAAGGCCACGATGTGGCACGAGGCGATCAGCGTCCGAGGGCGCTCGGTCTCCACGGCCGCAGGCGGCCTCGATGATGCCCGGAAGGCACTTGAAGTGGCGATCACGCGGCGAACGACCGGCGTCGGCATGGCACTCGAAGTCATCGACGCAGCCGAGGCGCTCGCGCGCGCAGAGCGGGAACACGCACAGGCCGTAGTAAGTTACAATCTCGCTCAGATGGAAGTCCTTGCTCTTCTGGGTGATATTGGATCGGCAACCACCTCGAGATAG